One region of Quercus lobata isolate SW786 chromosome 2, ValleyOak3.0 Primary Assembly, whole genome shotgun sequence genomic DNA includes:
- the LOC115972315 gene encoding F-box protein CPR1-like, whose protein sequence is MRCILYTVKKLCGPSTNTLLRFHFDDDLDDGGFVFFIEGFSMYFDRIDICVCINGIICLGHSSVGFVLWNSEIKEFKDVPAPPSPNVGYHKTTFAFGYDHYSNEFKVVSIYTKFQIHTGLLSPSVQIYNESTGYWRQIDTVFDQSVICFPGYYNELFFNGVYHWTGCILMDDRGQHLEAIISFDMREEVFRTIKMPDFGDVSHSNYFGKTLGVLGNCIALIIYDKRVMEKKFEIWVMREYGVKESWTNLYALGPISVIQRGQELLMKDWLYLVGNKLLILKDRGRLLLFDFVAQNLKNFHLRNPPDSFSLLQVMDYEEY, encoded by the coding sequence ATGAGATGTATTCTTTACACGGTCAAAAAGCTTTGCGGCCCAAGTACTAACACGTTGCTGCGCTTTCATTTTGATGATGATCTTGATGatggtggttttgttttttttatcgAGGGATTTAGCATGTATTTTGACCGAATTGACATATGTGTTTGCATCAATGGCATAATATGCCTTGGACATTCCTCCGTTGGTTTTGTTTTATGGAATTCGGAAATCAAAGAATTTAAGGACGTTCCCGCACCTCCTAGCCCTAACGTTGGTTACCATAAGACCACTTTTGCATTTGGTTATGATCACTATTCTAATGAATTCAAAGTTGTTAGCATCTACACTAAATTTCAGATACATACAGGACTTCTATCTCCAAGTGTTCAGATTTACAACGAAAGTACCGGTTACTGGAGACAAATTGATACCGTTTTTGATCAATCAGTCATTTGTTTTCCTGGTTATTATAATGAATTATTCTTCAATGGAGTTTATCATTGGACCGGCTGTATTCTCATGGATGATCGCGGGCAACATTTGGAGGCCATCATATCCTTTGACATGAGAGAAGAGGTATTTCGAACCATAAAGATGCCAGATTTTGGTGATGTTTCTCATTCCAATTACTTTGGGAAGACTTTAGGTGTGTTAGGAAATTGTATTGCTTTGATTATTTATGACAAAAGAGTGATGGAGAAAAAATTTGAGATATGGGTGATGAGAGAATATGGAGTTAAGGAATCTTGGACCAATCTATATGCACTTGGACCTATTTCAGTGATTCAGAGGGGACAAGAATTATTGATGAAGGATTGGCTTTATCTTGTTGGTAATAAGCTTCTTATCCTTAAAGATAGAGGACGATTACTCTTGTTTGACTTTGTTGCTCAAAATCTTAAGAATTTTCATCTTAGAAATCCTCCAGACTCCTTTTCTTTATTACAGGTTATGGATTATGAGGAATACTAG